A genomic window from Planococcus rifietoensis includes:
- a CDS encoding glycine betaine ABC transporter substrate-binding protein: MKKTAFGVLLGTSAILAACSGGAESEPIVIGGKPWTEQYILPHILGQYIEANSDYSVEYEEGLGEVSILTPALEQGDIDLYVEYTGTGLKDVLKRKSTPGQSSEEVLEEVRAGYEEELGATWLEPLGFENGYTLAYAKDYDAETYSDLAEISQSEDMTFGAPHPFYERQGDGYDDMVATYPFEFSATESFDPAIMYEAVQNGDVDVIPAFTTDSRIALFDLKTTEDDQSFFPKYDAVPVVRTETLEEYPELEDLLNELAGQITEEEMLAMNSRVDVDQEIPNEVARDFLIEKGLIEE; the protein is encoded by the coding sequence TCTGCGATTCTTGCTGCCTGCAGCGGTGGCGCAGAGTCGGAACCGATCGTCATCGGGGGCAAGCCATGGACAGAACAGTATATCCTGCCGCATATTCTCGGGCAGTATATCGAAGCAAATTCGGATTATAGCGTGGAATACGAAGAAGGGCTAGGGGAAGTGTCGATCTTGACACCGGCACTTGAGCAAGGCGATATCGACCTGTACGTCGAATACACCGGAACTGGCCTGAAAGATGTATTGAAACGCAAGTCGACGCCAGGGCAGTCTTCGGAGGAAGTATTGGAAGAAGTGCGTGCAGGATATGAAGAGGAACTCGGCGCTACATGGCTCGAACCACTCGGGTTTGAAAATGGCTATACCTTGGCATACGCCAAAGATTACGACGCGGAAACCTATTCAGACCTTGCGGAAATCTCCCAATCCGAAGACATGACCTTCGGGGCGCCCCACCCGTTTTATGAGCGCCAAGGAGATGGCTACGATGATATGGTCGCCACATACCCGTTCGAGTTTTCAGCGACTGAAAGTTTCGACCCGGCCATTATGTATGAAGCGGTCCAAAATGGCGACGTTGATGTCATCCCGGCATTCACGACCGACAGCCGCATTGCTTTGTTCGACTTGAAGACGACAGAAGACGATCAATCATTCTTCCCGAAATACGATGCTGTTCCGGTTGTTCGGACCGAAACGCTTGAAGAATATCCAGAACTCGAAGATCTATTGAACGAACTGGCTGGGCAGATCACAGAAGAAGAGATGCTCGCGATGAACTCGCGTGTAGACGTGGACCAGGAAATCCCGAACGAAGTAGCGCGTGACTTCCTCATTGAAAAAGGCTTGATTGAAGAATAA
- a CDS encoding thiolase family protein: MKEVVIVEGVRSPVGRRKGQFRETRPDELAAVVLEELVNRAGVDKGMVEDVILGCVSQSGEQGGNIARTAALIAGFPDFVPGVTIDRQCGSSQQAVHFGAQAILSGDMDIVIAGGVESMTRVPMFSNMQGSKPSKKLTDQYEIINQGLSAERIAEKWGFSREQLDAYAVKSHERAQHAIDAGLYDKEIVSIDVSDEQGDFQKVTTDEGPRPGTTEDVLAGLKPAFDEQGVITAGNASQMSDGASAVLLMSKEKAQELGLKPKARILARTVVGSDPTLMLTGPIAATKKVLEKAGLSIEDMDRYEVNEAFAPVPLAWLSDIGGDPDKLNVNGGAIALGHPLGATGTKLLVSLVHELERSNSRYGLLAICEGMGMANATIIERII, translated from the coding sequence ATGAAAGAAGTAGTCATCGTTGAAGGTGTCCGGTCGCCAGTCGGCCGGCGAAAAGGGCAATTCCGGGAGACTCGACCGGACGAACTGGCAGCTGTCGTGCTAGAAGAATTGGTGAACCGAGCCGGTGTCGATAAAGGCATGGTCGAAGATGTTATTCTGGGCTGCGTCTCTCAATCGGGTGAGCAAGGCGGCAATATTGCCAGAACGGCGGCATTGATTGCCGGATTCCCGGACTTTGTGCCGGGCGTCACCATCGACCGCCAATGCGGATCGAGCCAGCAAGCCGTTCATTTTGGTGCACAGGCGATTCTTTCGGGCGATATGGACATTGTCATTGCGGGTGGTGTGGAAAGCATGACGCGCGTCCCGATGTTCTCCAATATGCAAGGATCAAAGCCGAGTAAAAAACTGACGGATCAATACGAAATCATCAATCAAGGGCTGTCGGCAGAACGTATTGCAGAAAAATGGGGCTTCAGCCGCGAGCAACTGGATGCTTATGCAGTAAAGAGCCATGAACGTGCGCAGCACGCGATCGATGCAGGGCTTTACGACAAGGAAATCGTCTCAATTGATGTATCGGATGAACAAGGTGATTTCCAGAAAGTCACGACAGATGAAGGGCCAAGGCCCGGAACGACCGAAGACGTGCTTGCCGGCTTAAAGCCAGCATTCGATGAACAAGGCGTCATCACAGCAGGCAACGCCAGCCAAATGAGCGATGGGGCATCCGCTGTTTTATTGATGTCAAAAGAAAAAGCGCAGGAACTTGGCTTAAAACCGAAAGCGCGCATACTTGCCCGCACGGTTGTGGGGTCAGATCCGACTTTGATGCTGACGGGGCCGATCGCCGCGACGAAAAAAGTACTGGAGAAAGCGGGACTGTCAATCGAAGATATGGACCGCTATGAAGTGAATGAAGCATTTGCGCCTGTTCCGCTCGCGTGGCTATCGGATATCGGGGGAGATCCGGACAAGCTCAATGTCAACGGCGGTGCTATTGCACTGGGACATCCTTTAGGTGCGACCGGCACGAAATTATTGGTATCGCTTGTGCATGAATTGGAACGCTCTAATAGCCGCTACGGCTTGCTGGCGATTTGCGAAGGCATGGGAATGGCCAATGCAACGATCATTGAACGGATCATTTAA
- a CDS encoding SDR family NAD(P)-dependent oxidoreductase — MDFSKVTAIVTGGASGLGEATVRYIAKSGGRAVIFDLNEAHAQQVMADFDEGQVSYFKTDVTNALQVEENVKMAVSQLGTVNLLVNCAGIGTPGKVVSKGKPLALERFEQVIQVNLVGSFNVLRAVAAAMQHNEPNENGERGVIISTASVAAFEGQIGQAAYSASKGGIVSMTLPIAREFARDGIRVMAIAPGLMKTPMFDGLPESAIASLSATVPFPARLGHPAEYAKLVESIVENPLLNGEVIRLDGAIRMQPK; from the coding sequence ATGGATTTTTCTAAAGTGACAGCCATTGTCACGGGCGGCGCATCGGGCCTTGGTGAAGCGACCGTACGCTATATCGCAAAAAGCGGCGGGCGCGCGGTGATCTTTGATTTAAACGAAGCACATGCACAACAAGTGATGGCTGATTTCGATGAAGGACAAGTCAGTTATTTCAAGACAGATGTTACAAATGCACTGCAAGTGGAAGAAAATGTAAAAATGGCAGTCAGTCAGCTTGGCACTGTCAATCTCCTGGTCAATTGTGCAGGTATTGGTACACCTGGAAAAGTCGTGTCGAAAGGAAAGCCGCTTGCACTTGAGCGGTTCGAACAAGTCATCCAAGTCAATTTGGTCGGCAGCTTCAACGTACTGCGCGCTGTGGCAGCCGCGATGCAACATAATGAACCGAATGAAAACGGTGAACGCGGCGTCATCATTTCAACGGCATCTGTCGCGGCATTTGAAGGGCAGATCGGGCAAGCGGCCTATAGCGCGTCAAAAGGCGGCATCGTCTCGATGACCTTGCCGATTGCACGTGAATTCGCACGTGACGGCATCCGCGTCATGGCCATTGCACCGGGCCTCATGAAAACGCCAATGTTCGACGGCTTGCCGGAATCCGCCATCGCTTCACTTTCTGCGACCGTGCCATTCCCGGCGCGTCTCGGACACCCTGCTGAATATGCGAAACTGGTAGAAAGCATTGTGGAAAATCCATTATTGAACGGCGAAGTGATCCGCTTGGACGGCGCGATCCGCATGCAGCCCAAATAA